In Propionimicrobium sp. PCR01-08-3, one DNA window encodes the following:
- a CDS encoding TetR/AcrR family transcriptional regulator C-terminal domain-containing protein, which yields MAQHRTRLDRAAVLRGARQVLDETGIDGFTTRALAAHLQVQQPALYWHFRTKADLLAALASDVLDREHHASFPEPEEKWDAFLLRNARSFRNALHAVRDGARLHAEHHRRPSDDDTDEGTDAPDRQIGLLVSQGFDEQTAVSALIAVSRYTVGVVLEEQAAEAGSASDPERDREFDFGLTALIDGLARARAVFGEP from the coding sequence ATGGCTCAGCACCGGACACGTCTCGACCGCGCGGCGGTACTGCGCGGGGCGCGGCAGGTACTCGACGAGACGGGGATCGACGGCTTCACGACTCGCGCGCTGGCCGCTCACCTCCAGGTACAGCAGCCCGCCCTCTACTGGCACTTCCGCACGAAGGCCGACCTCCTCGCTGCGCTGGCCAGCGATGTGCTTGACCGGGAGCACCACGCCTCTTTTCCCGAGCCCGAGGAGAAATGGGACGCATTTCTGCTTCGCAACGCGAGAAGCTTCCGGAACGCATTACACGCGGTCCGCGACGGCGCACGCCTCCACGCCGAGCATCACCGCAGACCATCCGACGACGACACTGACGAGGGAACTGATGCACCTGACCGGCAGATTGGGCTTCTCGTGTCGCAAGGATTCGATGAGCAGACAGCAGTCAGCGCCCTGATCGCGGTCAGCCGATACACCGTCGGCGTCGTGCTGGAGGAACAGGCGGCAGAGGCCGGCAGTGCGAGCGATCCGGAACGCGACCGGGAGTTCGACTTCGGCCTGACGGCACTGATCGACGGATTGGCTCGCGCCCGAGCCGTGTTTGGCGAACCGTAG
- a CDS encoding histidine kinase: MRFSDASSTRRPPRAVSGEVVAAAIMTILALPLSVVGLVQAPSASIPSGEAAWLIGVCVALHATGLLCAWRPTVAFAAGSVLMLVLAFTVIPGIGSAAMLPSSIVYLLLVWKLASGEGRRISILALVVGLVGAGVIAVASAGQTGEQDPMWLLFEGATLVAGVVAAWALGVLTRRYRRAEASRVEESMRRAVAEERTMISRDLHDVVSHALTVMIAQAEAARIVIGADGSGITPTGDAALEKVAETGREAMRGLRSMIRTLDESDAAPLTPTSGIAAVGTLVENARSTEHTITLTAQGMPECLALDADLAAFRVVQEGVTNSIRHVKPPVGIQVTVDWSDTAVVITVRDDGGSGVKEPSDAEGTGLIGLAERVERAGGTLDVSTSNGWCVRAVLPTEVTS, encoded by the coding sequence GTGAGGTTCAGTGACGCGTCTTCGACTCGGCGGCCCCCGCGGGCCGTATCGGGGGAGGTCGTCGCTGCCGCGATCATGACGATCCTCGCACTGCCACTATCAGTAGTCGGGCTCGTCCAGGCGCCGTCCGCATCGATCCCCTCTGGCGAAGCCGCGTGGCTGATCGGTGTGTGCGTCGCACTGCACGCGACCGGGCTCCTCTGCGCCTGGCGCCCTACGGTCGCCTTCGCCGCGGGATCGGTGCTGATGCTCGTCCTCGCGTTCACGGTGATCCCGGGGATAGGAAGCGCGGCGATGCTGCCCTCCAGCATCGTGTACCTGCTCCTGGTGTGGAAACTCGCATCGGGAGAGGGTCGCCGGATCTCGATCCTTGCACTGGTAGTCGGGCTTGTCGGAGCCGGGGTCATCGCTGTGGCCAGTGCCGGCCAGACTGGCGAGCAGGATCCTATGTGGCTGCTGTTCGAGGGCGCTACGTTGGTCGCCGGGGTGGTCGCAGCCTGGGCGCTCGGCGTGCTCACGCGACGGTACCGCCGTGCTGAGGCCAGCCGAGTGGAGGAATCGATGCGGCGCGCCGTGGCCGAAGAGCGGACGATGATCAGTCGCGACCTGCACGATGTTGTCTCGCACGCCCTGACCGTGATGATCGCGCAGGCGGAAGCCGCACGGATCGTGATCGGGGCTGACGGTTCGGGCATCACACCTACGGGCGACGCTGCGCTGGAAAAGGTTGCCGAGACCGGTCGCGAAGCCATGCGCGGCCTGCGCAGCATGATCCGTACCCTCGACGAATCGGACGCTGCACCGCTCACCCCAACATCCGGGATCGCTGCCGTTGGCACCCTTGTCGAGAACGCGCGCAGCACAGAGCACACGATCACACTCACCGCCCAGGGTATGCCGGAGTGTCTTGCTCTTGACGCGGACCTGGCTGCATTCCGCGTCGTCCAAGAAGGAGTCACGAACTCGATCCGCCATGTGAAACCGCCGGTAGGTATCCAGGTCACCGTCGACTGGAGTGACACCGCGGTCGTGATCACTGTGCGCGACGATGGCGGCAGCGGAGTGAAAGAACCGTCCGACGCCGAAGGAACCGGTCTGATCGGATTGGCCGAGCGAGTCGAGCGTGCTGGAGGCACCCTCGATGTCAGCACTAGCAACGGCTGGTGCGTGCGAGCTGTACTCCCGACGGAGGTGACCTCATGA
- a CDS encoding Cmx/CmrA family chloramphenicol efflux MFS transporter, with translation MPFPLYMLALAVFVMGTSEFMLAGLLPAIATELDVSVGTAGLLTSAFAVGMVIGAPVMAAFARQWPPRLTLVACLLLFAGSHAIGAATPAFSLLLITRVLSALANAGFLAVALSTATTLVPPNQKGRALSILLSGTTIATIAGVPAGALLGTALGWRTTFWAIAILCVPAFFGIIRGITNKARQSATSASSPKLSAELSELARPRLILAMVLGALTNGGTFAAFTFLAPVVTEIAGLAEGWVSVALVMFGTGSFLGVTTAGRLSDQRPGLVLAVGGPLLLTGWIVLALLASNPVALVVLVFVQGFLSFGVGSTLITRVLYAASGAPTMNGSYATAALNIGAAAGPVLGAFGLVTGLGLLAPVWVAAALTTTALAIMVLTWRSLTVIRN, from the coding sequence ATGCCTTTTCCCCTCTACATGCTTGCTCTGGCAGTTTTCGTCATGGGCACATCAGAATTCATGCTCGCGGGACTGCTCCCCGCGATCGCGACCGAACTTGACGTATCGGTTGGCACGGCGGGTCTGCTGACCTCCGCATTCGCGGTCGGTATGGTCATCGGCGCACCAGTGATGGCGGCGTTTGCTCGCCAGTGGCCACCGCGGCTCACACTGGTCGCCTGCCTGCTCTTATTCGCGGGAAGTCACGCCATCGGAGCGGCGACCCCCGCCTTCTCACTCCTCCTCATCACCAGAGTGCTCAGCGCTCTTGCAAACGCCGGATTCCTCGCCGTAGCGCTGAGCACGGCCACGACCCTCGTTCCACCAAACCAGAAAGGGCGCGCACTGTCGATCCTGCTCTCCGGCACGACGATCGCAACCATCGCAGGCGTCCCCGCCGGCGCGCTGCTCGGCACCGCGCTGGGCTGGCGAACCACGTTCTGGGCGATCGCCATCCTCTGTGTTCCAGCGTTCTTCGGAATCATCCGCGGCATCACGAACAAGGCCAGGCAGTCCGCCACAAGTGCGTCCTCACCAAAGCTGAGTGCTGAGCTCAGCGAATTGGCGCGACCACGGCTGATTCTGGCCATGGTGCTCGGAGCGTTGACCAACGGCGGAACTTTTGCGGCATTCACCTTCCTCGCCCCAGTCGTGACCGAGATTGCGGGTCTGGCCGAAGGTTGGGTGTCCGTTGCGCTGGTGATGTTCGGCACAGGATCGTTCCTTGGCGTCACGACCGCCGGACGACTGTCGGATCAACGCCCCGGCCTCGTGCTCGCAGTCGGAGGGCCGCTGCTGTTGACGGGCTGGATCGTGTTGGCCTTGCTCGCGTCGAATCCCGTTGCGCTGGTCGTCCTCGTGTTCGTTCAGGGATTCCTCTCATTCGGTGTCGGCAGCACTTTGATCACGCGTGTGCTGTACGCCGCGTCAGGTGCGCCAACGATGAATGGTTCGTACGCAACCGCAGCACTGAACATCGGAGCTGCCGCGGGACCTGTACTTGGTGCGTTCGGGCTGGTAACTGGGCTCGGGCTGCTTGCGCCGGTTTGGGTGGCCGCGGCGCTGACAACGACCGCTCTCGCCATCATGGTTCTCACCTGGCGGTCTCTCACAGTCATACGCAACTGA
- a CDS encoding response regulator transcription factor, whose translation MTTPSTVLLADDQVLLREALATVLGADPHITVVGGVDDGAAAIGFIRTHRVDVVLMDIRMPGMDGIAATAEVLRISPHTRVLILTTFDIDEYVFAAIRAGASGFLTKDTRPAELCDAVHRVAAGDAAVAPRAAAALLTHVRRQVLPTDGLLDPLTPREQEVFALLARGASNSEIAAKLFLSDNTVKTHVKAVLAGLCLSDRIQVVIWAYEHGLVQPGEKLRDEDHPLG comes from the coding sequence ATGACCACACCCAGTACGGTGCTCCTCGCCGATGATCAAGTTCTGCTCCGGGAAGCACTGGCCACGGTGCTCGGAGCGGACCCACACATCACTGTGGTCGGCGGTGTCGACGATGGTGCGGCCGCAATCGGGTTTATCCGCACGCACCGTGTCGATGTCGTGCTCATGGATATCCGGATGCCGGGGATGGACGGCATCGCCGCCACCGCGGAGGTTCTCCGAATCAGTCCGCACACACGGGTGCTGATTCTCACCACCTTCGATATCGACGAGTACGTGTTCGCCGCGATCCGTGCCGGGGCCAGCGGTTTCCTCACCAAAGACACCCGGCCGGCAGAGCTGTGCGATGCCGTGCACCGGGTCGCCGCCGGAGATGCGGCCGTCGCCCCACGTGCCGCCGCAGCGCTGCTCACACACGTGCGCCGCCAGGTACTGCCGACCGACGGCCTCCTCGACCCGCTCACCCCGCGCGAGCAGGAGGTGTTCGCTCTGCTCGCCCGCGGCGCCTCCAACAGTGAGATCGCCGCGAAGCTGTTCCTCAGCGACAACACAGTGAAGACGCACGTGAAGGCAGTGCTCGCGGGGCTCTGCCTCTCCGACCGGATCCAAGTCGTGATCTGGGCGTACGAGCATGGCCTCGTGCAACCCGGGGAAAAACTCAGAGACGAAGATCACCCGCTCGGGTGA
- a CDS encoding type II toxin-antitoxin system VapC family toxin, producing MLVIDASVLAVALTDDGTDGDAARGRLRGETLAAPALIDLEVVSVWRGLVRGHLLDPERAEQAIADLQALPMQRVEHVRLLDRCWELRDDLTTYDAAYVALAELLNATLLTGDTRLARANGPRCTIETIRCR from the coding sequence GTGCTGGTCATTGATGCCAGCGTGCTGGCGGTGGCATTGACCGACGACGGTACGGATGGTGATGCCGCGCGCGGCAGACTCCGCGGTGAAACGCTTGCCGCCCCCGCATTGATCGACCTGGAAGTCGTGTCGGTCTGGCGAGGGCTGGTCCGTGGGCATCTGCTTGATCCCGAACGGGCCGAACAGGCCATAGCAGATCTGCAGGCGCTTCCGATGCAACGAGTCGAACACGTCAGGCTCCTGGACCGCTGCTGGGAGCTACGCGACGACCTGACAACCTATGACGCCGCCTACGTCGCATTAGCCGAACTCCTGAACGCAACCCTGCTCACCGGAGACACCCGGCTGGCCAGGGCGAACGGGCCCCGCTGCACGATTGAAACCATCCGCTGTCGCTGA
- a CDS encoding GNAT family N-acetyltransferase, with translation MTRPVITTQRLELRPMTPEHLPLHRELDTDPAVMRYLLGRSRTAAESDEFWAPRCAEKIADAAGLGWWVGFVDDSFVGWWDLGRSDSEPGDGVKLGEAEIGWRVLRSQWGKGLAPEGATALLHYAFETVGLDRAWAETMAVNTPSRRVMEKIGMQHIATEVRDWDDPLPGSELGEVTYEITKADWTHPWPQIISITGPR, from the coding sequence ATGACGCGCCCTGTCATCACGACCCAACGTCTTGAGCTGAGACCGATGACGCCCGAGCATCTGCCACTACACCGTGAGCTGGACACTGACCCTGCGGTGATGCGATATCTACTTGGCCGATCCCGGACCGCTGCGGAAAGCGACGAATTCTGGGCTCCGCGCTGCGCCGAAAAGATCGCCGATGCCGCGGGCCTCGGCTGGTGGGTCGGATTCGTGGACGATAGCTTCGTCGGATGGTGGGACCTCGGTCGAAGCGATTCCGAGCCCGGCGATGGCGTGAAGCTCGGCGAAGCGGAGATCGGCTGGCGGGTGCTGCGCTCACAATGGGGCAAGGGTCTGGCACCCGAAGGCGCCACTGCCCTGCTGCACTACGCTTTCGAAACTGTCGGGCTGGATCGCGCCTGGGCAGAAACGATGGCGGTGAACACTCCCTCGCGCCGAGTCATGGAGAAAATCGGGATGCAACATATCGCAACCGAAGTCCGCGACTGGGACGACCCGCTTCCCGGAAGTGAACTCGGTGAAGTCACCTACGAGATCACGAAGGCGGACTGGACTCACCCCTGGCCTCAGATCATCTCCATCACCGGGCCGCGATGA
- a CDS encoding transcriptional regulator: MSWEPITPRFDELIHMPTRLRITAALATATDMEFNALEEALQISTSLLSKQLRVLVDAGYVKLDKRPQRTGRPRTWVSLTTAGRRAYLGHIKALKELIGSDEYR, translated from the coding sequence ATGAGCTGGGAGCCAATCACGCCGCGCTTCGATGAGCTGATTCACATGCCGACGAGACTGAGAATCACGGCCGCTTTGGCGACGGCTACCGATATGGAGTTCAACGCCCTTGAGGAGGCGCTGCAGATCTCGACGTCCCTATTGTCGAAGCAACTCCGAGTCCTCGTTGACGCGGGATACGTCAAGCTCGACAAGCGTCCCCAACGGACAGGTCGTCCGCGCACCTGGGTCAGCTTGACGACGGCCGGACGACGCGCCTACTTGGGACACATCAAGGCGCTGAAGGAACTCATCGGTTCGGATGAATACCGATGA
- a CDS encoding peptide MFS transporter, with the protein MSSTTSESTPASAGNDASKGHGGFFGHPWGLANLAGVELWERFSFYGMQSLLAFYIYYSVSDGGLGLSEMAATSIVGAYGGLVYLSSVLGGWIADRVLGSEKTLLSSAVSVMIGHLALAFLPGIPGLAIGLICVAVGAGSLKTTTSTTLGDLYSPGDNRRDAAFSIYYMAVNIGALIGPLGTSALWGWRGFHWGFGLAAVGMAAGLIQYIAMRHHTLSEASSKPTNPLSSKEKRNWTIGLVVVLAVLIAIIVSGLIQAEYLSTIVVVLTSIAAVVLFVVILTSKNVESDERSRVFSFIPMFIASSVFWSLFQQQFTVMAIYSDQRLNRHVFGMDLPPSVVNSINPVFIIIFAGVFAALWTTLGDRQPTAPVKFSLGTVIMGVAFLLFIPFAGGADGTVPFWAIVLILFFFTLAELCLSPVGQSLSTKLAPNAYHSQMVALYFLSVSLGSAMAGTLSSLYDTTNEIPYFLGVGGGSIVVGVVLFLARKPIVRLMRGVK; encoded by the coding sequence GTGTCATCAACCACTTCCGAATCAACGCCGGCTTCCGCGGGCAACGACGCGTCCAAGGGGCATGGCGGCTTCTTCGGGCACCCCTGGGGCCTGGCAAACCTGGCGGGCGTCGAGTTGTGGGAGCGCTTCAGCTTCTACGGCATGCAGAGCCTGCTGGCCTTCTATATCTACTACTCGGTCAGCGACGGCGGGCTCGGGCTGTCGGAGATGGCAGCCACATCGATCGTCGGCGCCTACGGCGGCCTGGTCTACCTCTCGTCCGTGCTCGGTGGCTGGATCGCCGACCGGGTGCTGGGCTCCGAGAAGACCCTGCTGTCGTCCGCCGTCTCGGTGATGATCGGCCACCTGGCGCTGGCCTTCTTGCCCGGCATCCCGGGGCTCGCGATCGGTCTGATCTGCGTAGCGGTGGGCGCCGGATCGCTGAAGACCACGACCTCGACGACCCTGGGCGACCTCTACTCGCCTGGTGACAACCGCCGCGACGCCGCCTTCTCGATCTATTACATGGCCGTCAACATCGGCGCCCTGATCGGCCCGCTCGGCACCAGCGCGCTGTGGGGCTGGCGCGGCTTCCACTGGGGCTTCGGCCTGGCTGCGGTCGGCATGGCGGCCGGCCTGATTCAATACATCGCGATGCGCCACCACACCCTGAGTGAGGCGAGCTCCAAGCCGACCAATCCGCTCAGCTCCAAAGAGAAGCGCAACTGGACGATTGGCCTGGTCGTCGTCCTGGCTGTTCTCATTGCGATCATCGTTTCCGGCCTGATCCAGGCCGAATACCTGTCGACCATCGTCGTGGTGCTCACCTCGATCGCCGCGGTCGTGCTGTTCGTCGTCATCCTGACCAGCAAGAACGTCGAGTCGGACGAACGCAGCCGAGTCTTCTCGTTCATTCCGATGTTCATCGCGTCCTCGGTCTTCTGGTCACTGTTCCAGCAGCAGTTCACCGTCATGGCGATCTACTCCGACCAGCGGCTGAACCGCCACGTCTTCGGGATGGACCTGCCGCCGAGCGTGGTCAACTCGATCAACCCGGTCTTCATCATCATCTTCGCGGGTGTCTTCGCGGCTCTGTGGACGACGCTGGGCGACCGTCAGCCAACCGCGCCGGTGAAGTTCTCGCTGGGCACCGTCATCATGGGTGTCGCCTTCCTGCTCTTCATCCCGTTCGCGGGAGGCGCCGACGGCACCGTGCCGTTCTGGGCGATCGTGCTGATCCTCTTCTTCTTCACCCTCGCCGAACTGTGCCTGTCGCCGGTCGGGCAATCACTGTCGACAAAGCTGGCACCGAACGCCTACCACTCGCAGATGGTGGCGCTCTACTTCTTGTCGGTCTCGCTCGGCTCGGCGATGGCCGGAACACTGTCGTCGCTCTACGACACCACCAACGAGATTCCCTACTTCCTGGGTGTCGGCGGCGGCTCGATCGTGGTAGGCGTCGTGTTGTTCCTGGCCCGCAAGCCGATCGTGCGTCTGATGCGCGGAGTGAAATAG
- the tet gene encoding Tet(A)/Tet(B)/Tet(C) family tetracycline efflux MFS transporter encodes MLITAALDAAGLGLVMPILPTLLDQIGAPDDMIPLHVGLLTALYAVMQFLCAPILGKLSDRFGRRRVLVASLAGATIDYLVLALTSTLWVFYLVRAVAGVTGATNAVTATVIADITPPDQRAKRYGWLGACYGGGMIAGPAIGGFFGGISPHLPFLVAAALTGIILALSLSLLRDTRPQGGDGTVAPDPSTAKLTAAPGMLLLLAVFGMVQFIGQAPGSSWVLFTQQRLDWSPVEVGVSLSIFGLVQVFVQAALTGRIVSRVGETRAILVGIVADAVGLIGLALIINAWAMLPILAALGLGGITMPALQTLLSGRVPDQRQGHLQGTLASLNSLTSIIGPVTFTGIFALTRMGADGTLWLCAAALYVPCALLMIREAYASRGYR; translated from the coding sequence GTGCTCATCACGGCGGCCCTCGACGCCGCAGGGCTCGGCCTCGTGATGCCGATTCTGCCCACCCTGCTCGACCAGATCGGCGCCCCGGACGACATGATCCCTCTGCACGTCGGGCTGCTGACCGCGCTCTACGCCGTCATGCAATTCCTCTGCGCCCCAATCCTCGGCAAACTCTCTGACCGTTTCGGACGACGCCGCGTGCTTGTCGCCTCGCTCGCGGGAGCGACGATCGACTACCTCGTGCTGGCACTGACGAGCACACTGTGGGTCTTCTACCTCGTCCGCGCGGTCGCCGGGGTCACCGGTGCCACGAACGCCGTCACTGCGACGGTGATCGCCGACATCACTCCGCCTGATCAGCGTGCGAAGCGGTACGGGTGGCTCGGTGCCTGCTACGGCGGTGGCATGATCGCCGGCCCCGCCATCGGTGGCTTCTTCGGTGGGATCTCGCCGCATCTGCCATTCCTCGTCGCCGCCGCGCTGACCGGTATCATCCTCGCACTCAGCTTGAGTCTGTTGCGAGACACGCGGCCACAGGGTGGCGACGGCACGGTGGCACCAGATCCCAGTACGGCGAAGCTCACCGCGGCGCCAGGGATGCTGCTCCTTCTCGCCGTCTTCGGCATGGTGCAGTTCATCGGCCAAGCACCAGGCTCCAGCTGGGTGCTCTTCACGCAGCAACGCCTCGACTGGAGCCCCGTCGAAGTTGGCGTCTCACTGTCCATTTTCGGGCTGGTGCAGGTGTTCGTGCAGGCGGCACTGACCGGACGCATCGTGTCCCGGGTCGGCGAGACCCGAGCGATCCTCGTCGGCATCGTCGCCGACGCCGTCGGCCTTATCGGCCTCGCCCTTATCATCAACGCGTGGGCGATGCTGCCGATCCTCGCGGCTCTCGGACTCGGCGGTATCACCATGCCCGCACTGCAGACGCTGCTCTCCGGACGCGTCCCCGACCAGCGGCAGGGGCACCTGCAGGGGACGCTTGCGAGCCTGAATAGCCTCACCTCGATCATCGGCCCCGTCACCTTCACCGGCATCTTCGCGCTCACTCGAATGGGTGCCGACGGCACTCTCTGGCTTTGCGCCGCAGCGCTATATGTTCCCTGCGCGCTCCTGATGATCCGTGAGGCGTACGCTTCACGGGGATACAGATGA
- a CDS encoding epoxide hydrolase, with protein sequence MTNTEVDPRVHPFHIEFGDEQVEDFRRRVRGTRHAAPLPVDDWTTGIPSNELAELLARWAEHDWQATEDRLNALPHILTNIDGQNIHAVHVRSPHPDAVPLLLMHGWPGSFLEFESLIGPLTDPPAYGGDASDAFDVVIPSHPGFGFSMPLVGTDWQRGDIAAVMLELMSRLGYERFAVQGGDVGAGVAPEIGRLTPERVIGVHVNGSLGSFVGGVDEETRAALTPVEQDRLRRVGEFMQREFGYIAIQSTRPGLVGQMLADSPAAQFAWILDKLQAWTHPAERPAADILGERFIFENAGLYWFTASGGTSAYVGYAQDAAWGTQPESSGVPTAVIVFAHDVGLRFAEEKANHIVRWTDVEDRGGHFAAMEEPDLLLDDVREFLRPLR encoded by the coding sequence ATGACAAACACAGAAGTAGATCCCAGAGTCCACCCCTTCCACATCGAGTTCGGTGACGAGCAGGTGGAAGACTTCCGTCGCCGAGTCCGAGGCACACGACATGCCGCGCCCCTCCCGGTCGATGACTGGACGACCGGTATCCCGTCCAACGAACTCGCCGAACTCCTGGCGCGCTGGGCCGAGCACGACTGGCAAGCCACTGAGGATCGCCTCAACGCTCTGCCGCATATCCTCACGAATATCGATGGTCAGAACATCCACGCCGTGCACGTACGCTCACCGCATCCCGATGCGGTGCCGCTGCTCTTGATGCACGGGTGGCCCGGCTCGTTCCTCGAGTTTGAGTCGCTGATCGGTCCGCTCACGGATCCGCCAGCCTATGGCGGAGATGCGTCCGACGCTTTCGACGTTGTGATTCCGTCGCATCCGGGATTCGGTTTCTCGATGCCGCTGGTGGGCACTGACTGGCAACGAGGCGACATCGCAGCCGTGATGCTTGAGCTGATGTCGCGCCTGGGTTACGAACGCTTCGCGGTGCAGGGCGGTGATGTCGGGGCGGGAGTCGCACCGGAGATCGGCCGACTCACACCTGAAAGAGTCATCGGTGTGCACGTGAACGGCTCACTCGGATCGTTCGTAGGCGGCGTCGATGAGGAGACGAGAGCTGCGCTCACCCCTGTCGAGCAGGACCGTCTGCGTCGTGTCGGGGAATTCATGCAGCGCGAATTCGGGTACATCGCTATCCAGTCCACGCGCCCCGGTCTCGTCGGCCAGATGCTCGCGGACAGTCCCGCAGCACAGTTCGCGTGGATCCTCGACAAACTGCAGGCCTGGACACACCCTGCGGAGCGTCCGGCCGCCGACATCCTCGGTGAGCGCTTCATATTCGAGAACGCAGGCCTCTATTGGTTCACTGCCTCCGGTGGCACGTCCGCCTACGTGGGGTACGCGCAAGACGCCGCGTGGGGTACGCAACCGGAGAGCTCCGGCGTGCCTACCGCGGTGATCGTGTTCGCGCACGATGTCGGACTGCGGTTCGCAGAGGAGAAGGCGAACCACATTGTTCGATGGACCGACGTCGAAGACCGAGGAGGACACTTCGCGGCGATGGAAGAGCCGGATCTGCTTCTTGACGACGTACGTGAATTCCTGCGTCCATTGCGCTAA
- a CDS encoding alpha/beta hydrolase produces MQDPSQLVVHAADGRVLTGRSFGPATGAPVLFIAGAGTGKSMCFGEDLLDSAHVRLLTMDRPGMEGSDLHAQRTLATTVDDYRVFVEAAIGEPSVPVVANSQGSVFGLGAAVAGWASQLVLVSPADEVAHPAIQAMLPAEAAQLAVLADEHPAEAARVFQSFTPEAMEQMVLAGACHSDRALYSDRRFLSLYREALEEGFANGGAGYVRDTLIAMRPWALSLDQIRIPVTVLFGEKDQSHSPDHGQILAQRIRGARRRVIPGVGGALLWTRAQAVLEATQRRE; encoded by the coding sequence ATGCAGGATCCGTCTCAGCTTGTCGTTCATGCGGCCGATGGACGCGTGCTGACAGGAAGGTCGTTCGGGCCCGCCACCGGCGCCCCGGTACTGTTCATCGCTGGTGCTGGTACCGGAAAGAGCATGTGCTTCGGAGAAGACCTACTCGATAGTGCTCACGTCCGTTTGCTCACTATGGATCGTCCCGGCATGGAGGGTTCGGACCTGCATGCGCAGCGCACGCTCGCGACCACCGTTGACGACTATCGCGTCTTCGTCGAGGCCGCCATCGGCGAGCCGTCGGTTCCGGTCGTTGCGAATTCGCAGGGAAGCGTGTTCGGGTTGGGAGCGGCCGTAGCCGGCTGGGCTTCGCAGTTGGTACTCGTGTCACCTGCCGACGAGGTCGCGCACCCTGCGATACAAGCGATGCTGCCCGCAGAGGCCGCGCAGCTGGCCGTGCTCGCGGACGAACACCCCGCCGAAGCCGCCCGAGTCTTTCAGTCCTTCACCCCCGAGGCGATGGAGCAGATGGTCCTTGCAGGAGCGTGCCATTCGGATCGGGCGCTTTATTCCGATCGCAGATTCCTGTCTCTCTACCGGGAGGCTCTGGAGGAGGGCTTTGCCAACGGCGGTGCCGGGTACGTTCGCGACACTCTCATCGCTATGCGGCCCTGGGCGCTGTCGCTTGATCAGATCCGTATCCCGGTGACGGTGCTGTTCGGGGAGAAAGATCAAAGCCACTCGCCCGATCATGGACAGATCTTGGCACAACGAATTCGCGGAGCCCGCAGGCGGGTTATCCCCGGGGTCGGTGGCGCTTTGCTGTGGACGCGCGCGCAGGCCGTGCTTGAGGCGACTCAACGCCGGGAGTGA
- a CDS encoding TetR/AcrR family transcriptional regulator C-terminal domain-containing protein: protein MSTPDGLREVLARTALTMPSTTVVVSALALARGNPAVQPTVETGLNLLFRHSERFLEKELGEHGWTTDQGVGRAAKTFWSAVFGAVLISQAGFPGGPSSVDVAATLSLRPVDER, encoded by the coding sequence GTGTCCACACCTGATGGTCTGCGCGAGGTGCTCGCCCGAACTGCTCTCACCATGCCATCTACGACCGTCGTGGTGAGCGCGCTCGCCCTCGCGCGCGGGAACCCCGCGGTGCAGCCGACGGTCGAGACTGGACTCAACCTCCTGTTTCGCCACTCCGAGCGGTTCCTGGAGAAAGAACTTGGCGAACACGGATGGACGACAGACCAAGGTGTCGGCCGGGCGGCGAAGACATTCTGGAGCGCGGTCTTCGGCGCCGTGCTTATCTCTCAGGCCGGCTTCCCAGGAGGGCCGTCCTCTGTCGACGTGGCGGCCACACTGTCGCTTCGCCCGGTTGATGAGAGGTAG